In Klebsiella aerogenes, the DNA window ACCATCTACTACCGCAGGTAGCTTAACGTGGTTGGTTTCGACCTGCACCGACAGACCGTGGAGTTTGTTATGCGAAATCGCGCCGTAGAACTCAATGGCGTTTTCCAGCTTCTGCACTGAAACATTAAGACGTTCAAAGAACAGGCCCCATGTCTGGCCGGAGACGCGCAGCGCTTTAAAGCGCCCGGTATCCTGACGGGTACTGGAGAGGCGCAGTTCAATGCACTCAGAGACCATCTGCTGCACGCGAGTACGGATCAGGCCGCGCAGGTGTTGGCTATAGCAGAACACTTCGACGCTATCCGGCGGCGCGGCGTCCTGGTGCATTTTGCCGAGAATGGTTTTTAGCGCCTCGATCATCGCCTGCTCGCCGTTAAAGTGCAGGGTACGCACTTCATTCCACGAGTTGCGATACAGCAGATCAACACTGCCAATCAGGCATTTTTGTTCTTCACCGAAGCTGAAAACATCCAGCTTGCGGAAATCGAAGTGCACGACCTGATTGCGGAAAGCCGCCGTCGGGTCATATTCGAGATTGACGATAATCGCCAGATGGCGAATTTCGCACGGGCTGTACAGCGCTTTTGGCGTCGGCGCCGGTAGGCGTAACGGGAAGTGGTGCGACACATCGGCCACCATCTCCTGCAGCTTCGCCAAATCGACAATGCCGTTGCCCTTAATAAACAGGCGGGTGCGTGAGGTCAGCAGGCCGTTAAACCAGGCCCAGGCCACCAACTTATTAAGGTAACGGTTATATTCCAGCGGCTGATGGCTGATAATCGATTCCATATCCGGCGCGCGATTATACAAATACCAACCGGTACGGTTGGCGCGGCCCGGCGGCACATGGATAAAGGTCAGGTTCGGTTCCGACAGATCCGGCGAAATTTGCGGGTTGACCAGCGTAACCTTGCCCGGCAGCGCTTCAAAAGCGGCGTACAGCTTACGCGTCAACACGCCGATATCCTGCGGGCTGGCGGAGACGCTGAGGTTATTGCGCCGCGCGAAACGAATCAGATTACGATAGCTCTGCATCATGGCATCGAGCAGTTCGTTATGCGCCTTGCGCACTTCGTCGATTTTCCAGTTAGCGCGGTTGTCGAGCATCATCAGACGCTTTTCATCCCAGCCCCACTCTTTCACCAGCTGGCTGACGACTTCACGCCGCCAGCCCACGCAGGCGCGTTCGCGGCTGAGTTTTTCACACACTTTCAGGTAGAAGCAGCGACGTACCAGATCAAGGCGGGTGTCGTCTTCGATGGCCTGCAGATAGGCGGTTACGCGCTCCAGCATCATGCAGTACGGGTCGAGACCGAATGAGACGATCTCGCCGTCATGCAGGCGCTGTTTAATGTCTTTTGCCAACAGGCGGTTGTTGGGATATTCCCAGGAGTAGGCTTCCAGCAGCAGCGTTTTCAGCACCGCTTTATACGGGGAGTCGATACTCTTATACAGCTGCCACAGGCTGGCGCCGAAGTACTCTTCCGCCGATAGCGAACTCAGGCCGCCCAGATCGAGCCACTCGTTTGGCGTCAGCACGCCCTGCGCGTACAGCCCCATCACGTAATCGTCGTAATGATCTTCTTCGTCGCACGGCACCATATTCCACAGAATACGTTTCCCGGCGAGGCGCACGGCGGTACGGTAGAACTCATCAAGCAATAAAATATGCTGGGTCGAACCGCAGTCTTCGCCGCCGAGACTGCCGCTTTCGTTATGACGGAAGCGGTTTTCATCAATCAGGAAGAAGCTAACCTCGACGCCGAGCGATGCCGCCCAGCTTTCAAGCAGGCTGCATTTACGCTGCAGCAGCTGGCGCTCTTCGGTATCCAGCCAGGCCTGGTGGCACACCCAGATATCGAGATCGGAAGAACAGCTTTGCCCAACGGAGGAGGTACTGCCCATCGAATAGACGCCGGTAATCGGCAGCTCGCCTTTCGGCGGCTCCTGCGTCAGCAGGCCACGATGCAGCTCAAGTTCGTCAAGGTAGTGGCGTTGGGTTTCATCAGGCGTGTAGAGGCAAATGCCGCGGGGAACGTTACCGTCAAGGTAACCCGGCATCAGCGGGTGATGATAATGTAGTAATGTCGGCAGAAGACTGTAAACCTGCTGGAAAGCGGGTCCCATGGCAGCAAGCGCGCGATCCACGCGCAGTTGGTTGATGGCATCCAGTCTCTGTTTCAGTGTCTCAATATAGAGGTACAAGACATATCGCCTGATGTTCAAAAATCCGACGTACAATAGTACGGAGGATTTCAGTATTTCAACAAGAACCGTCACCATTCGTCATCGGTGTGGTTGTGATGGACTGCTCACTGACAAATGGTTTAAAACGTGATCAATTTAACACCTTGCGGATTGACCGTAAAGAAAGATGCGCTACATACAAGTGTAGCACCGTTTGCCGGGTGTAAATTCCCCACTACGCTTGCGGCAACCGTACTCGCATGAAACGTTAAAAGACGTCATGCCGGAATCCCACATTAACCGTGAAACTAACATCCATAAAGCAACAATGTTAGGATGGCTCGTGGTCGACAATGACGGTAACAAGCATGTTAGACAAAGTTTTGAGAATTGCCACACGGCAAAGCCCGCTTGCGCTATGGCAGGCACATTATGTGAAAGAGCGTCTGGAGTCCTGTCATCCGGGGCTTGCCGTTGAGCTGGTGCCAATGGTCACCCGCGGCGACGTGCTTCTTGACACGCCCCTGGCGAAGGTGGGCGGCAAGGGCTTATTTGTGAAAGAGTTAGAGCTCGCCATGATCGAAGGGCGCGCCGATATCGCCGTTCATTCGATGAAAGATGTTCCGGTCGAATTCCCCGAGGGCCTGGGGCTGGTCACCATCTGCGAGCGTGAAGATCCGCGCGACGCGTTTGTGTCCAACCGCTATGCCTCTATTGATGAACTGCCGGCTGGCAGCATCGTTGGCACGTCAAGTTTACGCCGCCAATGCCAGCTGGCCGCCGAACGTCCGGACCTGGTGATCCGCTCCCTGCGCGGCAACGTCGGTACCCGGCTGGGTAAACTCGATAACGGCGAATATGACGCCATTATCCTTGCCGCCGCCGGGCTCAAGCGCCTGAAGCTGGAAGCGCGCATTCGTCAGCCGCTGTCGCCTGAGCAGTCTCTGCCGGCGGTCGGCCAGGGCGCGGTAGGTATCGAATGCCGCCTCGACGACGAATGGACCCAGGCGCTGCTGGCACCGCTTAACCATGCAGAAACCGCCGTGCGCGTGCGCGCTGAGCGGGCGATGAATACCCGCCTCGAGGGCGGCTGCCAGGTACCGATCGGCAGCTATGCCGAACTGAACAACGGCGAGCTGTGGCTACGGGCGCTGGTTGGCGCGCCGGATGGCTCACAAGTCGTGCGTGGCGAGCGCCGCGGACGCCCGGAAGAAGCGGAGACGCTGGGCGTATCGTTGGCGGAAGAGTTACTGGATAACGGCGCTCGCGAGATCCTCGCGGCGGTTTATGATGGAGAAGCCCCGCGATGAGTATCCTGGTCACCCGTCCGCTACCGCAAGGTGAAGAGCTAGTCAGCCGCCTGCGCGCGCTGGGACGCGTGGCCTGGAGCTTTCCGCTCATTGAATTCACGCCCGGGCGCGAGCTGGCAGCGCTGCCGCGCCAGTTGGCTGAATTAGGCGCGAACGATCTACTGTTCGCGCTCTCGCAGCATGCGGTAGAGTTCGCCCATGCTCGTCTGCTGCAGGAGGGCAAATGCTGGCCTTCCACCCCCGCCTATTTCGCTATTGGCCGCACGACGGCGCTGGCCCTGCATACGGTCAGCGGACAAAACATCCGTTACCCGTTAGATCGGGAAATCAGCGAAGTCTTGCTACAATTACCTGAATTACAAAACATTGCGGGCAAGAAAGCCCTGATTCTGCGTGGCAACGGCGGGCGGGAATTATTAGGCACCACGCTGCGTGAACGCGGTGCCGAGGTAACATTTTGTGAATGTTATCAACGTTGTGCGAAGTACTATGATGGTGCGGAAGAGGCGATGCGCTGGCAGTCTCGCGGGGTCACCACTCTGGTGGTCACCAGCGGTGAGATGCTGCAGCAGCTGTGGTCGTTAATACCCCAGTGGTATCGCGAACGATGGCTCCTGCGCTGTAGCCTTGTCGTTGTCAGCGAACGTCTGGCCCTTCAGGCTCGGGAATTGGGCTGGCAGGATATTCAGGTTGCCGATAACGCCGACAACGATGCGCTGCTACGCGCATTACAATAACTCTCAACATTGGAAGCCATAATGACGGAACAACAAAATCAATCCGCCGTGGTTGAAGAGACCAGGGAGGCCGTGGAAACCACACCACAGCCAGAGAACAATGATAAGAAAAAGGCCGGCAACAAAACCAGCCTGACGCTCAGCGCAATCGCCATCGCTATCGCGATTGCCGCAGGTATCGGCCTGTATGGCCTGAGCAAACAGCAAGCCTCGCGTCAAAACGAAACCAGCGCTGAATTATCAAACCAGGTCACCGCGTTGCAAAAAGCGCAGGACAGCCAAAAAAGCGAACTGGAAGGCATTATTAAACAGCAGGCTGACCAGTTAAGCGAAGCCAGACGCCAGCAGGAAACCCTGGCCAAAGCGCTTGATGAAGTACAGCAGAAAGTCGCCGTTATTTCAGGCAGCGACGCCAAAACCTGGTTGCTGGCGCAGGCGGATTTCCTGGTCAAGCTGGCGGGACGTAAGCTGTGGAGCGATCAAGATGTCACTACCGCCGCCGCACTGCTCAAAAGCGCCGACGCCAGTCTTGCCGACATGAACGACCCAAGCCTGATCGGCGCGCGCCGCGCCATCACGGATGACATCGCCGCGCTGTCGGCGGTAAGCCAGGTGGATTACGACGGCATTATCCTCAAGGTCAATCAGCTCGCGAACCAAATCGACAACCTGCGTCTGGCAGATAATAACGATGACGATTCCCCGATGGATGCCGATAGTGCTGAGCTTTCCAGCTCCATCGGCGAATGGCGCGTTAACCTGCAGAAAAGCTGGCAGAGTTTTATGGACAGCTTTATTACCGTGCGTCGTCGCGACGAAACGGCAGTGCCGCTGCTGGCGCCGAATCAGGACGTCTATCTGCGCGAAAATATCCGCTCCCGCCTGCTGGTTGCCGCTCAAGCGGTACCGCGCCATCAGGAAGAAACCTACAAACAGGCGTTGGAAAACGTCTCCACCTGGGTTCGCGCTTATTACGATACTGAAGACGCCACCACTAAAGCGTTCCTGGAAGAGGTGGATAAACTCAGCCAGCAGAGTATTACCATGAGCGTGCCGGAAACGCTGCAAAGCCAAAGCCTGCTTGAAAAATTAATGCAAACGCGCGTGCGCAACTTGATGGCGCAGCCTGCTGCCGCTGCCACTCCGACGCCTGAACCCGCACCGACCGCGCCAGCCCCTGCGCCGCAAGGAGAATAACGATGCTGAAAATTCTCCTGCTTTTCGCACTGCTGATCGCCGGGATCGTCGTCGGTCCCATGATCGCCGGTCATCAGGGTTATGTCCTGATCCAGACCGATAACTACAATATCGAAACCAGCGTGACCGGTCTGGTGATCATTATGATCCTCACGATGGTGGTGCTGTTCGCCGTCGAATGGCTGCTGCGCCGTATTTTCCGTACCGGCGCGCATACCCGCGGCTGGTTCGTCGGTCGTAAACGCCGCCGCGCCCGTAAGCAAACCGAGCTGGCGCTGTTAAAACTGGCGGAAGGCGACTACCAACAGGTTGAGAAGCTGATGGCGAAAAATGCCGATCACGCGGAACAACCGGTAGTGAACTATCTGCTGGCGGCGGAAGCGGCCCAGCAGCGCGGCGATGAAACCCGCGCTAATCAACACCTTGATCGTGCTGCCGAACTGGCTGGCGATGACCTGATTCCGGTTGAAATCACCCGCGTGCGTCTACAACTGTCGCGTAACGAAAACCACGCCGCCCGCCACGGTATCGACAAGCTGCTGGAAGTGACTCCGCGCCATCCGGAGGTGTTGCGCCTTGCCGAGCAGGCCTACACTCGTACCGGCGCCTGGAATTCACTGCTGGATATCATTCCTTCGATGGCCAAGGCCAATGTCGGTGATGAAGAGCATCGCACCTCACTGGAACAGCTGGCGTGGATTGGACTGATGGATAAAGCGCTGGCCGATGGCGGCAGCGAAGGGCTGCGCGAATGGTGGCGCAACCAGAGCCGTAAAACGCGCGCGCTGGTACAGCTACAGGTGGCAATGGCCGAGCGGCTGATCGAGAGCGACGATCACGATACCGCGCAGCAGATTATTATCGACGGCCTGAAGAAACAGTATGACGACCGTCTGGTGATGCCGATCCCGCGTCTGAAGACCAATAACCCGGAGCAGTTGGAAAAAGTGCTGCGCCAGCAGATCAAAACTGTTGGTGACCGTCCTTTGCTGTGGAGCACACTGGGACAGTCGCTGATGCGCCACGGTGAATGGCAGGAGGCCAGCGTCGCCTTCCGCGCCGCGCTGAAACAACGTCCGGATGCCTTTGATTACGCGTGGCTGGCCGATGCGCTGGACCGTCTGCATCAACCGGAAGAAGCGGCAACCATGCGCCGTGATGGCTTGCTGTTGACGCTGCATAACAAT includes these proteins:
- the cyaA gene encoding class I adenylate cyclase translates to MYLYIETLKQRLDAINQLRVDRALAAMGPAFQQVYSLLPTLLHYHHPLMPGYLDGNVPRGICLYTPDETQRHYLDELELHRGLLTQEPPKGELPITGVYSMGSTSSVGQSCSSDLDIWVCHQAWLDTEERQLLQRKCSLLESWAASLGVEVSFFLIDENRFRHNESGSLGGEDCGSTQHILLLDEFYRTAVRLAGKRILWNMVPCDEEDHYDDYVMGLYAQGVLTPNEWLDLGGLSSLSAEEYFGASLWQLYKSIDSPYKAVLKTLLLEAYSWEYPNNRLLAKDIKQRLHDGEIVSFGLDPYCMMLERVTAYLQAIEDDTRLDLVRRCFYLKVCEKLSRERACVGWRREVVSQLVKEWGWDEKRLMMLDNRANWKIDEVRKAHNELLDAMMQSYRNLIRFARRNNLSVSASPQDIGVLTRKLYAAFEALPGKVTLVNPQISPDLSEPNLTFIHVPPGRANRTGWYLYNRAPDMESIISHQPLEYNRYLNKLVAWAWFNGLLTSRTRLFIKGNGIVDLAKLQEMVADVSHHFPLRLPAPTPKALYSPCEIRHLAIIVNLEYDPTAAFRNQVVHFDFRKLDVFSFGEEQKCLIGSVDLLYRNSWNEVRTLHFNGEQAMIEALKTILGKMHQDAAPPDSVEVFCYSQHLRGLIRTRVQQMVSECIELRLSSTRQDTGRFKALRVSGQTWGLFFERLNVSVQKLENAIEFYGAISHNKLHGLSVQVETNHVKLPAVVDGFASEGIIQFFFEDADDNDSGFNIYILDESNRAEVYHHCEGSKEELVRDVSRFYSSSHDRFTYGSSFINFNLPQFYQIVDVDGRTQVIPFRSQAIAAAVPTGQEAVASPVLQQRYS
- the hemC gene encoding hydroxymethylbilane synthase, with the protein product MLDKVLRIATRQSPLALWQAHYVKERLESCHPGLAVELVPMVTRGDVLLDTPLAKVGGKGLFVKELELAMIEGRADIAVHSMKDVPVEFPEGLGLVTICEREDPRDAFVSNRYASIDELPAGSIVGTSSLRRQCQLAAERPDLVIRSLRGNVGTRLGKLDNGEYDAIILAAAGLKRLKLEARIRQPLSPEQSLPAVGQGAVGIECRLDDEWTQALLAPLNHAETAVRVRAERAMNTRLEGGCQVPIGSYAELNNGELWLRALVGAPDGSQVVRGERRGRPEEAETLGVSLAEELLDNGAREILAAVYDGEAPR
- the hemD gene encoding uroporphyrinogen-III synthase, which translates into the protein MSILVTRPLPQGEELVSRLRALGRVAWSFPLIEFTPGRELAALPRQLAELGANDLLFALSQHAVEFAHARLLQEGKCWPSTPAYFAIGRTTALALHTVSGQNIRYPLDREISEVLLQLPELQNIAGKKALILRGNGGRELLGTTLRERGAEVTFCECYQRCAKYYDGAEEAMRWQSRGVTTLVVTSGEMLQQLWSLIPQWYRERWLLRCSLVVVSERLALQARELGWQDIQVADNADNDALLRALQ
- the hemX gene encoding uroporphyrinogen-III C-methyltransferase, producing the protein MTEQQNQSAVVEETREAVETTPQPENNDKKKAGNKTSLTLSAIAIAIAIAAGIGLYGLSKQQASRQNETSAELSNQVTALQKAQDSQKSELEGIIKQQADQLSEARRQQETLAKALDEVQQKVAVISGSDAKTWLLAQADFLVKLAGRKLWSDQDVTTAAALLKSADASLADMNDPSLIGARRAITDDIAALSAVSQVDYDGIILKVNQLANQIDNLRLADNNDDDSPMDADSAELSSSIGEWRVNLQKSWQSFMDSFITVRRRDETAVPLLAPNQDVYLRENIRSRLLVAAQAVPRHQEETYKQALENVSTWVRAYYDTEDATTKAFLEEVDKLSQQSITMSVPETLQSQSLLEKLMQTRVRNLMAQPAAAATPTPEPAPTAPAPAPQGE
- the hemY gene encoding protoheme IX biogenesis protein HemY, yielding MLKILLLFALLIAGIVVGPMIAGHQGYVLIQTDNYNIETSVTGLVIIMILTMVVLFAVEWLLRRIFRTGAHTRGWFVGRKRRRARKQTELALLKLAEGDYQQVEKLMAKNADHAEQPVVNYLLAAEAAQQRGDETRANQHLDRAAELAGDDLIPVEITRVRLQLSRNENHAARHGIDKLLEVTPRHPEVLRLAEQAYTRTGAWNSLLDIIPSMAKANVGDEEHRTSLEQLAWIGLMDKALADGGSEGLREWWRNQSRKTRALVQLQVAMAERLIESDDHDTAQQIIIDGLKKQYDDRLVMPIPRLKTNNPEQLEKVLRQQIKTVGDRPLLWSTLGQSLMRHGEWQEASVAFRAALKQRPDAFDYAWLADALDRLHQPEEAATMRRDGLLLTLHNNPQQ